In Methanooceanicella nereidis, a single window of DNA contains:
- a CDS encoding DUF7287 family protein: MPAETPFTYNDRASMNVDFLIGVGVFLMAFLFLAYSIPGIFIPYQTNSVDLGSVIYRTSCILAEDPGWYTNTSVSPARSDISWEDQENLANVTRIGLAVDKTIPNVLSKKKIAALNKSISYDLSRDKLGLNNSIVYDYNLTIEKMTPSGNMTLLLKGPTPGNYNVEYMERNVLIDEGKRLLIDGAKTTGNSNLELIVDPLKKYDNNVTITIQNSTGTAINFGIQQVMTAYNITFPSMTPDKFKVYKNGVLQPVAGNYYVVTYDSDDVIDLVIPGSTIKDMSVIRMIIATSMSPGSFPSGAQYFEETNPYYWSLYSPGILKLKVWSW; encoded by the coding sequence ATGCCGGCAGAAACACCATTCACGTATAATGATAGGGCTTCGATGAACGTTGATTTCCTGATAGGGGTCGGTGTGTTCTTAATGGCATTCCTGTTCCTCGCATACTCTATTCCCGGCATATTCATACCTTACCAGACAAATTCCGTCGACCTGGGCTCAGTCATCTACCGAACAAGCTGTATACTGGCCGAAGACCCGGGCTGGTATACTAACACAAGCGTTTCTCCTGCAAGGAGCGACATATCATGGGAAGATCAGGAGAACCTGGCGAACGTTACCCGTATCGGGCTTGCCGTAGATAAAACAATACCGAACGTGCTGTCAAAAAAGAAGATAGCGGCTCTTAATAAGAGCATCTCATATGATCTGTCCAGGGATAAGCTGGGACTGAATAATTCTATTGTTTACGATTATAACCTGACTATAGAAAAAATGACGCCTTCAGGAAATATGACTCTTTTACTTAAAGGGCCGACGCCCGGCAATTATAATGTCGAATATATGGAAAGGAACGTTCTTATCGACGAGGGAAAGAGGCTTTTGATAGACGGGGCTAAAACGACAGGAAATTCGAACCTGGAGCTAATAGTCGATCCCTTAAAAAAATATGATAATAACGTGACGATCACCATACAAAATTCAACGGGAACCGCCATTAACTTCGGGATCCAGCAGGTAATGACCGCCTATAATATCACTTTTCCGAGCATGACCCCGGATAAGTTCAAAGTCTATAAAAATGGCGTATTGCAGCCGGTAGCCGGAAATTATTACGTCGTCACATATGATAGCGATGATGTTATAGACCTGGTCATTCCGGGATCCACGATAAAAGATATGTCCGTCATCAGGATGATAATAGCGACATCGATGAGCCCGGGCAGTTTCCCGTCCGGCGCTCAGTATTTCGAAGAAACTAATCCGTATTACTGGAGCCTTTACTCTCCGGGCATACTTAAACTGAAGGTGTGGTCATGGTAA
- a CDS encoding DUF7289 family protein — protein MMGLFSDERAVSEAIGYVIIFGMVITCIGIVLVSGDQVIKDTEARTSFQGVEQSFNVLASDLTKTALESSPVKTTRIKFDMGSLRLEPDDNMLVVKFPSGGAVPIYSGNYGSVRFESSRNDRAISLENGAIVEEYSISSIMSKPPRMYYSPDSKTLMITVIDLKGERAAVGNSALCSIQMKYSGSELIDISGPENTVEICVMTNATDAWKSYFTNDFTPVMTIQPSSDGWVNATLGNVKRVMIVRYDIDMKID, from the coding sequence ATGATGGGATTATTTAGTGATGAAAGAGCCGTGTCAGAGGCTATAGGCTACGTGATAATCTTCGGTATGGTCATAACCTGCATCGGCATCGTCCTCGTCAGCGGGGATCAGGTAATAAAGGATACTGAGGCGCGCACAAGCTTTCAGGGTGTAGAGCAGAGCTTCAACGTCCTTGCCAGCGATCTTACGAAGACCGCGCTGGAATCCTCCCCGGTGAAAACTACCCGGATAAAATTTGATATGGGTTCTCTGAGACTGGAGCCCGACGATAATATGCTTGTCGTTAAATTTCCTTCAGGCGGCGCAGTCCCGATCTATAGCGGCAATTATGGCTCCGTACGGTTCGAATCGAGCCGCAACGACCGGGCGATCTCTCTGGAGAACGGCGCGATCGTAGAGGAGTACTCAATATCCTCTATCATGTCAAAGCCTCCGAGGATGTATTATTCCCCTGATTCGAAGACACTGATGATCACTGTCATCGATCTTAAGGGAGAGCGAGCAGCTGTGGGTAACTCTGCGCTATGCTCCATACAGATGAAATATTCCGGCTCCGAACTTATAGACATCTCCGGGCCGGAGAACACAGTCGAGATATGCGTCATGACAAATGCCACCGATGCCTGGAAATCATATTTTACCAACGATTTCACTCCCGTGATGACGATACAGCCATCATCGGACGGCTGGGTAAATGCCACGCTTGGCAATGTGAAGCGTGTCATGATAGTCAGGTATGACATTGATATGAAGATAGATTAG